A DNA window from Gasterosteus aculeatus chromosome 16, fGasAcu3.hap1.1, whole genome shotgun sequence contains the following coding sequences:
- the LOC120834431 gene encoding nuclear receptor subfamily 4 group A member 2, producing the protein MPCVQAQYGSSPQGASPASQSYSYHTAGEYSCDFLTPEFVKFSMDLTNTEITATTSLPSFSTFMDNYNTSYDVKPPCLYQMPHSEQSSIKVEDVQMHNYHQQSHLPPQSEDMMAHSGPMYFKPSSPHAPSTPNFQVQPNHMWEDPGSLHSFHQNYVAATSHMMEQRKNPVSRLSLFSFKQSPPGTPVSSCQMRFDGPLHVSMNHDNPGVHRGLDGQGFGVPGAIRKQAGLAFPHSLQLGHGHQLVDSQVPSPPSRGSPSNEGLCAVCGDNAACQHYGVRTCEGCKGFFKRTVQKNAKYVCLANKNCPVDKRRRNRCQFCRFQKCMVVGMVREVVRTDNLKGRRGRLPSKPKSPQDPSPPSPPVSLISALVRTHVDSNPSMSALDYSRFQANPDYQMTGDTTQHIQQFYDLLTGSMEIIRGWAEKIPGFSDLPKQDQDLLFESAFLELFVLRLAYRSNPVEGKLIFCNGVVLHRLQCVRGFGEWVDAIVDFSSNLQSMNVDISAFSCIAALAMVTERHGLKEPKRVEDLQNKIVNCLKDQVTFNGGGLNRPNYLSKLLGKLPELRTLCTQGLQRIFYLKLEDLVPPPAIIDKLFLDTLPF; encoded by the exons ATGCCCTGCGTTCAGGCTCAGTATGGATCATCACCCCAAGGAGCTAGTCCTGCTTCCCAGAGCTACAGCTACCACACCGCCGGAGAATACAGCTGCGACTTCTTAACACCCGAGTTTGTTAAGTTTAGCATGGACTTGACCAACACTGAGATCACAGCCACCACTTCGCTCCCGAGTTTCAGCACATTCATGGACAACTACAACACCAGCTACGACGTCAAACCGCCGTGTCTGTATCAGATGCCCCACTCCGAGCAGTCCTCCATCAAGGTGGAGGACGTCCAGATGCACAACTACCATCAGCAGAGCCACCTGCCGCCTCAGTCGGAGGACATGATGGCGCACTCGGGGCCTATGTACTTCAAACCCTCCTCGCCCCACGCCCCGAGCACACCCAACTTCCAGGTCCAGCCCAATCACATGTGGGAGGACCCGGGCTCCCTGCACAGTTTCCACCAGAACTACGTGGCGGCCACGTCCCACATGATGGAGCAGCGCAAGAACCCGGTGTCGAGGCTCTCGCTCTTCTCCTTCAAGCAGTCCCCGCCCGGCACCCCCGTGTCCAGCTGTCAGATGCGCTTCGACGGGCCGCTGCACGTCTCCATGAACCACGACAACCCGGGCGTGCACCGCGGCCTTGACGGCCAGGGCTTCGGGGTGCCCGGCGCCATCCGGAAGCAGGCCGGCTTGGCCTTTCCTCACTCCCTGCAGCTCGGCCACGGGCACCAGCTGGTGGACAGCCAAGTGCCGTCGCCCCCGTCCCGAGGATCTCCGTCAAACGAGGGTCTGTGTGCGGTGTGTGGGGACAACGCAGCCTGCCAGCATTATGGAGTGAGAACCTGCGAGGGCTGCAAAGGATTTTTCAAG CGCACCGTTcagaaaaatgcaaaatacGTTTGTTTAGCAAATAAAAACTGTCCTGTTGACAAACGCCGAAGAAATCGTTGCCAGTTTTGCCGTTTCCAGAAGTGCATGGTCGTCGGAATGGTGAGAGAAG TTGTCCGAACTGATAACCTGAAAGGTCGGAGAGGACGCCTACCATCCAAACCCAAAAGTCCACAggacccctccccaccctcgCCGCCGGTGAGCCTCATAAGCGCACTTGTTAGGACCCATGTGGACTCCAACCCCTCCATGTCAGCTTTGGACTATTCCAGA TTCCAGGCAAACCCTGACTACCAAATGACTGGAGACACCACTCAGCACATCCAGCAGTTCTATGATCTCCTGACGGGCTCCATGGAGATCATCCGGGGCTGGGCGGAGAAGATCCCCGGCTTTTCTGATCTACCGAAGCAAGATCAAGATCTCCTCTTTGAATCCGCCTTCCTTGAACTTTTTGTCCTGAGGCTGGCGTACAG GTCCAACCCAGTAGAAGGCAAACTTATTTTCTGCAACGGAGTGGTGTTGCACAGGTTACAGTGCGTCCGCGGATTCGGAGAGTGGGTCGACGCCATCGTGGACTTTTCTTCCAACTTGCAGAGCATGAACGTCGACATCTCAGCTTTCTCCTGCATCGCAGCGCTCGCCATGGTAACAG AGCGACACGGACTTAAGGAACCCAAGCGAGTGGAGGATCTGCAAAACAAGATAGTCAACTGTCTCAAAGATCAAGTGACGTTCAATGGCGGTGGATTGAATCGTCCCAACTACTTGTCAAAACTCTTGGGGAAGCTCCCCGAACTGCGCACCCTCTGTACCCAAGGTCTGCAGCGTATCTTTTACCTTAAGCTCGAAGATCTAGTCCCTCCGCCGGCAATAATTGACAAACTTTTCCTCGACACATTACCTTTCTGA